One region of Mycobacterium riyadhense genomic DNA includes:
- a CDS encoding ABC transporter permease: MHVTRGSVSVRHQTQHRATRLTQSRRGLKGYTATTARILRQLAADHRSVAMILVVPILVITLMYFMFQDAPHRPGTPSPFNNACLILLGLFPLFLMFIITSITMQRERASGTLERILTTPLRRLDLLVAYGTAFSIAAATQAILACTVSFWLLDFNTAGSPAWVFVIAIVNAVLGVGLGLLCSAFARTEFQAVQFIPLVMVPQLLLAGIIVPRSLMPDWLEWISNAMPASYALEALQQVGTHPELTYVALRDIVVVLAFAIAALCLAAATLRRRTP, encoded by the coding sequence ATGCACGTCACTCGAGGAAGCGTTTCTGTCCGTCATCAAACGCAGCACCGCGCAACCCGCCTGACCCAAAGCCGGAGAGGGCTCAAGGGATACACCGCGACCACTGCACGAATCCTGCGCCAATTGGCGGCCGATCACCGCAGCGTCGCCATGATCCTGGTGGTGCCGATCCTCGTTATCACGTTGATGTACTTCATGTTCCAAGATGCGCCGCACCGCCCGGGCACGCCGTCACCGTTCAACAACGCCTGCCTGATCTTGCTGGGCCTGTTCCCGCTATTCTTGATGTTCATCATCACGTCGATAACGATGCAGCGCGAACGGGCCTCGGGAACATTGGAGCGCATCCTGACCACGCCGTTGCGTAGGCTCGACCTGCTGGTCGCATACGGGACCGCATTTTCTATCGCCGCGGCGACGCAAGCCATCCTGGCCTGTACGGTCTCGTTTTGGCTCCTCGACTTCAATACCGCGGGCAGCCCGGCATGGGTGTTCGTGATAGCGATCGTCAACGCAGTGTTGGGCGTTGGCCTGGGCCTGCTCTGTAGTGCCTTCGCCCGCACGGAGTTTCAGGCCGTGCAGTTCATTCCGTTGGTGATGGTGCCGCAGCTGCTGCTCGCCGGCATCATCGTCCCGCGGTCATTGATGCCGGACTGGCTGGAATGGATCAGCAACGCGATGCCGGCCAGTTACGCGCTGGAGGCCTTACAGCAAGTAGGTACGCACCCGGAGCTGACCTACGTCGCTCTGCGTGACATCGTCGTCGTCCTGGCGTTCGCGATCGCCGCGCTTTGCCTGGCCGCGGCGACGCTACGGCGACGGACGCCCTAG
- the tyrS gene encoding tyrosine--tRNA ligase — translation MSAQILDELAWRELIAQSTDLDALAAEAERGPMTVYAGFDPTAASLHAGHLVPLLALRRFQRAGHRPIVLAGGATGMIGDPREAGERSLNAADTVAEWTELIRGQLERFVDFDNSPTGAIVANNLEWTRSLSAIEFLRDIGKHFSVNVMLDRDTIRRRLEGEGISYTEFSYMLLQANDFVELHRRHGCVLQVGGSDQWGNIIAGVRLVRKKLGATVHALTVPLVTAADGTKFGKSTGGGSLWLDPEMTSPYAWYQYFVNTADADVMRYLRWFTFLSADELSELEQATAERPQQRTAQRRLAAELTVLVHGEAAAEAVEHASRALFGQGELARLDEATLAAALRETAVAELKPGTPDGIVDLLVATGLSASKNAARRTINEGGVSVNNIRIDTDEWAPQASDFLHGRWLVLRRGKRNIAGVERL, via the coding sequence ATGTCTGCACAGATCCTCGACGAGCTGGCCTGGCGCGAGTTGATCGCCCAATCCACCGACCTCGATGCGCTGGCCGCCGAAGCGGAGCGCGGGCCGATGACGGTGTACGCCGGCTTCGATCCCACCGCGGCGAGCCTGCATGCCGGCCATCTGGTGCCGCTGCTGGCGTTGCGGCGCTTTCAACGCGCCGGTCATCGCCCTATCGTGCTCGCCGGCGGAGCTACCGGCATGATCGGTGACCCGCGCGAAGCCGGCGAGCGCAGTCTCAATGCGGCCGACACCGTAGCCGAATGGACCGAACTGATCCGCGGCCAATTGGAGCGATTCGTCGATTTCGACAATTCGCCGACGGGCGCGATCGTCGCGAACAACCTCGAGTGGACTCGCTCCCTGTCGGCCATCGAATTCCTGCGTGACATCGGCAAGCACTTCTCGGTCAACGTGATGCTGGACCGCGACACCATCCGGCGGCGCCTGGAAGGGGAGGGGATCTCCTACACCGAGTTCAGCTACATGCTCCTGCAGGCCAATGACTTCGTCGAACTGCACCGGCGGCACGGCTGTGTGTTGCAGGTCGGCGGCTCGGATCAGTGGGGCAACATCATTGCCGGGGTTCGCTTGGTGCGCAAAAAGCTTGGTGCGACAGTGCATGCGCTCACCGTCCCGCTGGTGACCGCAGCCGATGGCACCAAGTTCGGCAAGTCCACTGGAGGTGGCAGCCTGTGGCTCGACCCCGAGATGACCAGCCCGTATGCCTGGTACCAGTACTTCGTCAACACCGCCGACGCAGACGTGATGCGCTACCTGCGGTGGTTCACCTTCCTGTCGGCCGACGAGCTGTCTGAGTTGGAACAGGCGACGGCGGAGCGACCGCAGCAACGCACGGCCCAGCGCCGGCTCGCCGCCGAGTTGACCGTCTTGGTACATGGCGAGGCCGCCGCCGAAGCCGTCGAGCATGCCAGCCGGGCACTCTTCGGGCAGGGCGAGCTGGCTCGCCTCGACGAAGCGACGCTGGCCGCGGCATTGCGCGAGACGGCCGTCGCCGAACTCAAACCCGGAACTCCCGATGGAATCGTCGACCTGTTGGTTGCCACCGGACTATCGGCGAGCAAGAACGCGGCTCGGCGCACCATCAACGAGGGCGGCGTCTCGGTCAACAACATTCGGATCGACACCGACGAATGGGCGCCGCAGGCATCGGACTTTCTGCACGGACGCTGGCTGGTGCTGCGTCGCGGCAAGCGGAATATCGCCGGGGTGGAGCGGCTCTAA
- a CDS encoding DNA-3-methyladenine glycosylase — MSAEQLVDHPVAAAYRLLGATLAGRGVRAVIVEVEAYGGVPDGPWPDAAAHSYRGRNVRNAVMFGPPGRLYTYRSHGIHICANVACGPDGTAAAVLLRACAIEDGIDVARSRRGELIRTAALGRGPGNLCAALGITMADNGIDLFDPDGPLTLRLNDAVPAVAGPRVGISQAADRPWRLWLADRPEVSAYRRSPRAPVLGASD; from the coding sequence GTGAGCGCTGAGCAACTGGTCGACCACCCGGTCGCTGCCGCGTATCGACTGCTCGGCGCCACCCTCGCCGGACGCGGCGTGCGCGCGGTGATTGTCGAGGTGGAGGCATACGGCGGTGTTCCCGACGGCCCCTGGCCGGACGCCGCGGCACACTCCTATCGCGGCCGCAACGTGCGCAACGCCGTCATGTTCGGGCCGCCGGGTCGGCTTTACACCTACCGCAGTCACGGCATCCACATCTGCGCCAACGTGGCGTGCGGACCCGACGGCACGGCCGCCGCCGTCCTGTTGCGCGCCTGCGCCATCGAAGACGGTATCGATGTCGCCCGGTCCCGGCGCGGCGAGTTGATCCGGACCGCCGCGCTAGGGCGCGGTCCGGGCAACCTGTGCGCGGCATTGGGAATCACTATGGCTGACAATGGGATTGACTTGTTTGACCCGGACGGCCCGCTGACCCTGCGGCTCAACGATGCGGTCCCGGCGGTGGCCGGCCCGCGGGTCGGGATCAGTCAGGCCGCCGACCGCCCGTGGCGACTCTGGCTTGCCGACCGACCGGAGGTTTCCGCATACCGGCGAAGTCCGCGAGCGCCGGTCCTGGGTGCCAGCGACTAG
- a CDS encoding DUF732 domain-containing protein, translated as MTAQSHGEVRSWQAGRQAAALLTLVAGVLGASASMAAPIHADMMGNAFLTALNNAGISYGQPASAMALGRSVCPMVVQQGSTFESVASEMAESNGMSREVAGAFTIVAIATFCPAVISPLMPNRLQA; from the coding sequence ATGACGGCACAGTCACACGGCGAGGTACGGTCCTGGCAAGCGGGCCGGCAAGCGGCGGCTCTGTTGACGTTGGTTGCGGGAGTGCTCGGCGCCTCGGCGTCCATGGCGGCGCCAATACACGCCGACATGATGGGCAACGCATTCCTCACTGCTTTGAACAACGCGGGAATCTCGTATGGCCAGCCGGCAAGCGCGATGGCTCTGGGGCGATCGGTCTGTCCAATGGTGGTACAGCAGGGCAGCACGTTTGAGTCCGTCGCGTCCGAAATGGCTGAAAGCAACGGCATGTCCCGTGAGGTTGCGGGCGCGTTCACCATCGTCGCGATCGCGACGTTTTGCCCGGCTGTGATATCACCACTGATGCCAAACCGGCTGCAGGCCTAA
- a CDS encoding YcaO-like family protein translates to MSEPAGPGTLQPTKEPVGPDWSHWPARVLGHADPMTIRHRAGTHRIMSPEQTWLAVQPLLEPAGITRVADLTWLDDLGIPTVQAVRPASLTLSVSQGKATSYCAAQVSAVMESLENWHVESVTPELLSTATTDLTSSLTYDPADLSRPTGSFYHPRAKLDWMMATTLLTGRQTWVPWLAVVVNISVSDHWGPPMFGMDTTGLASGNSYHEATLHALYEIMERHAMATAKPGSTLFEVPLEDVKRSECAELVDLVYQAGSELQIARIDTWDRFHCFAAELTSPMMEIPFSGSGLHHDPNVALSRAITEAAQSRLTAISGAREDLPSAIYQRFARMHSYAPAHRSMQSMPAAQPTPWHIDYTNSLADLTTSAATAVAIRSGIEPIAVVCDFPAANVPVVKVIAPGLSASIVSPMRTPLQEHA, encoded by the coding sequence ATGTCGGAACCTGCGGGCCCGGGCACTCTGCAACCAACCAAGGAACCGGTAGGACCAGATTGGTCGCACTGGCCGGCACGCGTCTTAGGGCATGCCGACCCGATGACGATCAGGCACCGGGCAGGAACCCACCGCATCATGTCTCCCGAACAGACCTGGCTGGCCGTCCAACCTCTGCTGGAGCCGGCCGGCATCACCCGGGTCGCCGACCTCACCTGGCTGGATGATCTGGGTATTCCCACCGTGCAGGCGGTGCGCCCCGCTTCGTTGACATTGTCGGTCAGTCAGGGAAAGGCCACTTCATATTGCGCCGCCCAGGTCTCAGCCGTCATGGAATCCTTGGAGAACTGGCATGTCGAGAGCGTCACCCCCGAGTTGTTATCCACGGCCACAACCGATCTCACCTCGAGCCTGACGTACGACCCGGCCGACCTCAGCCGCCCAACCGGGAGCTTCTACCACCCTCGCGCGAAGCTTGACTGGATGATGGCGACAACATTGTTAACCGGCCGCCAAACCTGGGTGCCGTGGCTCGCTGTGGTCGTGAATATCTCGGTGAGCGATCACTGGGGACCGCCGATGTTCGGCATGGATACCACCGGATTGGCCTCCGGCAACAGCTACCATGAGGCGACCCTGCACGCGCTGTACGAGATCATGGAACGCCACGCCATGGCCACCGCTAAGCCCGGATCGACGCTGTTCGAGGTGCCCCTCGAGGACGTAAAGCGTTCGGAGTGCGCGGAGTTGGTCGACCTGGTATATCAGGCCGGAAGCGAACTGCAGATTGCCCGCATCGATACCTGGGACCGATTCCACTGCTTTGCCGCCGAGCTGACCTCACCAATGATGGAGATCCCGTTCAGCGGCAGCGGCCTGCACCACGACCCCAATGTGGCGCTGTCGCGGGCGATTACCGAAGCCGCGCAGTCACGCCTGACCGCCATCAGTGGGGCGCGCGAGGACCTGCCCTCGGCGATCTATCAGAGGTTCGCCCGGATGCACAGCTACGCCCCGGCCCACCGATCCATGCAGTCGATGCCCGCCGCGCAACCAACGCCATGGCATATCGACTACACCAACTCGCTGGCCGATCTGACAACCTCGGCGGCAACCGCTGTGGCGATCCGGTCTGGCATCGAGCCGATCGCGGTGGTGTGCGACTTCCCCGCCGCGAATGTTCCGGTCGTGAAGGTAATTGCCCCCGGCCTGTCCGCCTCGATCGTTTCGCCGATGCGCACCCCGTTACAGGAACACGCATGA
- a CDS encoding Trm112 family protein produces MTNPPGRLRRRCRSGFIDDGKCLYNPRLRRAYRIDDGIPVLLIDEARDVDDEEHARLMASGPADPQ; encoded by the coding sequence ATGACCAACCCGCCAGGAAGACTCCGGCGGCGCTGCAGGTCTGGGTTTATCGACGACGGCAAGTGTCTCTACAACCCGAGGCTGCGCCGCGCCTATCGCATTGACGACGGCATCCCAGTGCTGCTGATCGACGAGGCCCGTGACGTCGACGACGAGGAGCACGCCCGGCTCATGGCGTCAGGCCCGGCAGATCCCCAGTGA
- a CDS encoding TlyA family RNA methyltransferase, translated as MPRRARVDAELVRRGLARSRQQAAELIGAGKVRIDGLPAVKPATAVAVTAALTVATDGERTWVSRGAHKLIGALDTFEISVAGRRCLDAGASTGGFTEVLLDRGAAQVVAADVGYGQLDWSLRSDPRVVVIERTNVRELAPQAIGGPVDLVVADLSFISLATVLPALVGCALPSADIVPMVKPQFEVGKGQVGTGGVVHDPQLRTDSVMTVAQRAQELGWRTVGVTASPLPGPSGNVEYFLWLRAQTDRPLEGDALISAVQRAVQEGPQ; from the coding sequence ATGCCACGGCGTGCTCGCGTTGACGCCGAGTTGGTCCGGCGAGGTCTGGCGCGATCCCGTCAGCAGGCCGCGGAGTTGATCGGTGCCGGCAAGGTACGCATCGACGGCCTGCCCGCGGTCAAGCCGGCCACGGCAGTGGCCGTCACCGCTGCGCTGACGGTCGCGACCGACGGCGAACGCACCTGGGTATCGCGCGGAGCGCACAAACTCATAGGTGCACTGGACACCTTTGAAATCTCGGTGGCGGGGCGGCGCTGCCTGGACGCGGGCGCGTCGACCGGTGGATTCACTGAAGTCCTGCTAGACCGCGGCGCCGCCCAAGTCGTCGCCGCCGACGTTGGCTATGGCCAGCTGGACTGGTCGCTGCGCAGCGATCCACGGGTCGTGGTCATCGAGCGGACCAACGTTCGCGAGTTGGCGCCCCAGGCGATCGGCGGGCCCGTCGACCTGGTGGTGGCTGACCTTTCATTCATCTCGCTAGCCACCGTGTTGCCCGCGCTGGTTGGCTGCGCTTTGCCAAGCGCCGATATCGTTCCCATGGTGAAGCCGCAGTTTGAGGTGGGAAAGGGACAAGTCGGCACGGGCGGGGTGGTGCATGACCCGCAATTGCGCACGGACTCGGTCATGACCGTCGCGCAGCGTGCCCAAGAGCTGGGTTGGCGCACCGTCGGTGTCACGGCCAGCCCGCTTCCTGGCCCGTCGGGCAACGTCGAATACTTCCTGTGGTTGCGTGCCCAGACCGATCGGCCACTGGAGGGTGATGCGCTTATCAGCGCCGTCCAGCGGGCCGTCCAGGAGGGCCCGCAGTGA
- a CDS encoding NAD kinase, whose product MTEQRTVLLVVHTGRDEATETARRVEKVLGDNGIALRVLSAEAVDRGSLHLAPDDMRAMGVDIEVVDADPHAADSCELVLVLGGDGTFLRAAELARNASIPVLGVNLGRIGFLAEAEAEAIDVVLEHVVAKDYRVEDRLTLDVVVRQAGRIIKQGWALNEASLEKGPRLGVLGVVVEIEGRPVSTFGCDGVLVSTPTGSTAYAFSAGGPVLWPDLEAILVVPNNAHALFGRPMVTSPDATIAIEIEAHGHDALVFCDGRREMLVPAGSRLEVTRCATPVKWARLDSAPFTDRLVRKFRLPVTGWRGQ is encoded by the coding sequence GTGACCGAGCAACGTACCGTGCTGTTGGTCGTGCACACTGGGCGCGATGAAGCGACCGAGACGGCGCGGCGGGTGGAAAAAGTCTTGGGTGACAATGGAATTGCACTTCGCGTGCTCTCCGCGGAGGCCGTCGATAGGGGATCGCTGCACCTGGCTCCCGACGATATGCGGGCGATGGGTGTCGATATCGAGGTGGTCGACGCGGACCCGCACGCCGCCGATAGCTGCGAACTGGTGCTGGTCCTCGGCGGCGACGGTACCTTCTTGCGGGCGGCCGAATTGGCCCGCAACGCCAGCATCCCGGTGCTGGGCGTCAACCTGGGGCGGATCGGCTTCTTGGCCGAAGCCGAGGCCGAGGCCATCGACGTGGTGCTGGAACACGTTGTCGCGAAGGATTATCGGGTGGAAGACCGCCTGACGCTCGATGTCGTCGTGCGCCAAGCGGGTCGGATCATCAAGCAGGGATGGGCGCTCAACGAAGCGAGCCTGGAAAAGGGTCCGCGGCTGGGCGTGCTCGGGGTCGTTGTGGAAATCGAGGGCCGGCCCGTGTCGACCTTCGGTTGCGACGGTGTATTGGTGTCCACGCCCACCGGATCGACCGCCTACGCATTCTCGGCCGGCGGCCCGGTGCTGTGGCCGGACCTCGAGGCAATCTTGGTGGTACCCAACAACGCTCACGCGCTGTTCGGCCGGCCGATGGTCACCAGTCCCGATGCCACCATCGCGATCGAGATAGAAGCGCATGGTCATGACGCCCTGGTGTTCTGCGACGGCCGCCGCGAGATGCTGGTCCCCGCTGGCAGCCGGCTGGAGGTGACCCGCTGTGCCACGCCCGTGAAATGGGCGCGGCTGGACAGCGCGCCCTTCACCGACCGTCTGGTGCGCAAGTTCCGGTTGCCGGTAACCGGCTGGCGCGGGCAGTGA
- a CDS encoding HAD-IIA family hydrolase → MTGPIETKTIAQQYDCLLIDLDGTVFRGREPTNGAVQSLDDVQSRKLFVTNNASRSADEVAAHLRELGFTATGEDIVTSAQSAAHLLAAQLPVGSKVLIVGTDALANEISAVGLNPVRRYDDSPVAVVQGLSTTIGWPELAEAALAIRSGALWVAANVDPTLPTERGLLPGNGSLVAALRTATGAEPQVAGKPGPQLMTDAVSRGDFRAPLVVGDRLDTDIEGANAAGLPSLMVLTGVNTARDAVHAKPAQRPTYIGHDLRCLHEDGERLKVGPQPGWQVDIGSGSVTVSANADPVGDDLSIVRAVASAVWAAHSEGQPPRIEGGDDSAHDALARWSLMRTD, encoded by the coding sequence ATGACGGGGCCGATCGAAACCAAAACCATTGCGCAGCAATATGACTGCCTGCTGATCGATCTGGATGGGACGGTTTTTCGCGGCCGTGAACCCACCAACGGCGCGGTGCAGTCGCTCGATGACGTGCAGAGCCGCAAGTTGTTCGTCACCAATAACGCCTCGCGCAGCGCCGACGAGGTCGCGGCGCACCTGCGGGAACTGGGCTTCACCGCCACCGGCGAGGACATTGTCACCAGCGCCCAAAGCGCTGCTCACCTGCTGGCCGCCCAGCTGCCGGTGGGTTCCAAGGTGCTGATCGTGGGCACCGATGCGCTCGCCAACGAGATCAGCGCGGTCGGGCTGAATCCAGTGCGGCGCTACGACGACAGCCCCGTCGCCGTCGTACAGGGCCTCTCGACGACTATCGGATGGCCAGAGCTGGCCGAGGCCGCGTTGGCCATCCGGTCCGGCGCCCTATGGGTGGCGGCCAACGTCGACCCCACGTTGCCCACCGAGCGAGGTCTGCTGCCCGGCAACGGATCCTTGGTGGCCGCGCTGCGAACCGCCACCGGCGCCGAGCCCCAAGTCGCGGGGAAGCCGGGCCCACAATTGATGACAGACGCGGTGAGCCGCGGCGATTTCCGGGCGCCGCTGGTTGTCGGTGACCGGCTGGACACCGACATCGAAGGTGCTAACGCGGCGGGCCTGCCGAGCCTGATGGTGCTCACCGGAGTGAATACCGCGCGAGACGCCGTACATGCCAAGCCCGCCCAGCGGCCCACCTACATTGGCCACGATCTGCGTTGCCTGCACGAGGACGGTGAGCGGCTGAAGGTGGGACCGCAGCCGGGCTGGCAGGTCGACATCGGTTCCGGCTCGGTGACGGTCAGCGCGAACGCCGACCCCGTGGGCGACGATCTGTCGATCGTCCGCGCCGTCGCCAGCGCGGTATGGGCCGCCCACTCGGAGGGGCAGCCACCACGGATCGAGGGCGGAGACGACTCGGCCCACGACGCCCTGGCCCGCTGGTCGCTGATGCGCACCGACTAG
- a CDS encoding TetR family transcriptional regulator has protein sequence MASVTGERRRPGRPVGNSDSRERILASARELFAHNGIDRTSIRAVAAKAGVDAALVHHYFGTKQQLFAAAIHLPIDPMEVIVPMRETPVEELGYKLPSLLLPLWDSELGTGLIATLRSLIAGSEVSLARSFLQEVISVEVGSRVDNPPGSGRIRTQFVASQLMGVVMARYIVKIEPFASLPSEQIAQTIAPNLQRYLTGDLPGLTP, from the coding sequence GTGGCGAGCGTAACCGGCGAACGCAGGCGGCCCGGACGACCCGTCGGAAACTCCGACAGTCGGGAGCGCATCCTGGCTAGTGCCCGAGAACTGTTTGCGCACAACGGCATTGATCGCACCTCAATACGGGCTGTGGCGGCAAAGGCCGGAGTGGACGCCGCATTAGTGCACCACTACTTCGGCACCAAGCAACAGCTTTTCGCGGCCGCGATTCACCTTCCGATTGATCCGATGGAAGTGATCGTGCCCATGCGGGAAACGCCAGTCGAGGAACTCGGATACAAGCTGCCGTCGTTATTGCTGCCGTTATGGGATTCCGAATTGGGCACCGGGCTGATCGCCACGTTACGGTCGCTGATCGCGGGCTCCGAGGTGAGTTTGGCGCGCTCATTCCTGCAGGAGGTCATCAGTGTGGAAGTGGGTTCGCGGGTCGACAACCCCCCAGGATCGGGCAGAATCCGCACGCAGTTCGTGGCGTCTCAGTTGATGGGCGTGGTGATGGCGCGCTACATCGTCAAGATCGAGCCGTTCGCATCGCTGCCCTCCGAACAGATCGCGCAAACCATCGCCCCCAACCTGCAGCGTTACCTCACTGGGGATCTGCCGGGCCTGACGCCATGA
- a CDS encoding ABC transporter ATP-binding protein, translating into MMTSSSDELLVDSREPVVRIDHLRVIRGKRPALHDFSVEISRGAITGLLGPSGCGKTTLMRCIVGTQIVASGTVTVLGHPAGSAALRRRVGYLPQDPTIYNDLRIIDNVRYIASLYGFDGHAADEAIDRVGLADHRTAYCGNLSGGQRTRVSLACALVCQPDLLVLDEPTVGLDPVLRVDLWDQFAELARTGTTLLVSSHVMDEADHCGDLLLMREGHLVAHTTPAQLREDTSCTSLEEAFLSVIKRSTAQPA; encoded by the coding sequence ATGATGACTTCATCGTCCGATGAATTACTTGTGGACTCACGTGAGCCGGTCGTCCGCATCGACCACCTGCGTGTGATACGCGGTAAACGCCCGGCTCTGCACGACTTCTCGGTGGAGATTTCCCGCGGCGCCATCACCGGCCTACTTGGTCCCTCCGGTTGCGGCAAGACCACGCTGATGCGCTGCATCGTCGGCACCCAGATCGTGGCGTCAGGCACCGTGACCGTGCTCGGTCACCCGGCCGGGTCGGCGGCATTGCGGCGTCGAGTCGGATACCTGCCACAGGATCCGACCATCTACAACGACCTGCGGATCATCGACAACGTCCGCTACATCGCGTCCCTGTACGGCTTCGACGGCCACGCCGCCGACGAAGCCATCGACCGGGTGGGCCTGGCGGATCACCGAACCGCTTACTGCGGCAATCTTTCCGGTGGTCAACGCACCAGGGTTTCGCTGGCCTGCGCGCTGGTCTGCCAACCCGATCTGCTCGTGCTCGACGAACCCACCGTAGGCCTGGATCCGGTGCTGCGCGTGGACCTTTGGGACCAGTTCGCCGAACTGGCCCGCACCGGGACCACGCTGCTGGTTTCTAGTCATGTGATGGACGAAGCCGACCACTGCGGCGACCTGTTGCTGATGCGCGAAGGCCACCTCGTCGCACACACCACCCCGGCACAACTAAGAGAGGACACGTCATGCACGTCACTCGAGGAAGCGTTTCTGTCCGTCATCAAACGCAGCACCGCGCAACCCGCCTGA
- a CDS encoding tetratricopeptide repeat protein, which translates to MVEDRHGRNDEKRPRAASGGAPRRGPRRESGPGRARPVQPQQSAVERNRPAVDGPAIPPGVDARRLAPEIRRELSTLDRATADTVARHLVAAGELIDDDPEAALSHARAARARSSRIAAIREAVGIAAYHCGDWAQALAELRAARRMGSKSSLLALIADCERGLGRPQRAIELARGPEAAQLGGDDADELRIVAAGARADLGQLEQALTVLSTPQLDPTRTGSTAARLFYAYADTLLALGRNAEALEWFLRSAAADIEGVTDAEERVDELG; encoded by the coding sequence GTGGTCGAGGACAGGCATGGTCGCAACGACGAGAAGCGACCGCGGGCGGCATCCGGCGGCGCGCCGCGGCGCGGTCCACGGCGTGAGTCGGGGCCTGGGCGGGCACGACCGGTTCAGCCTCAGCAGTCGGCGGTCGAACGGAATCGTCCAGCGGTCGACGGCCCCGCGATCCCGCCCGGCGTGGATGCCCGACGGTTGGCGCCCGAGATCCGACGGGAACTGAGCACCTTGGATCGGGCCACCGCGGACACGGTGGCGCGTCACCTTGTGGCCGCCGGCGAGCTGATCGACGACGACCCAGAAGCCGCCCTGAGTCATGCGCGGGCGGCTCGAGCCCGGTCCAGCAGGATCGCCGCAATTCGCGAAGCCGTTGGAATTGCCGCCTACCACTGTGGCGATTGGGCGCAGGCGCTGGCCGAACTGCGCGCGGCCCGCAGGATGGGCAGCAAGTCGTCGTTGTTGGCGCTGATTGCCGATTGCGAGCGCGGTCTTGGCCGGCCGCAACGGGCCATCGAACTGGCACGCGGCCCCGAGGCGGCCCAGCTCGGCGGCGATGACGCCGACGAGTTGCGCATCGTTGCCGCCGGCGCGCGCGCCGATCTTGGGCAGCTGGAGCAGGCGCTGACAGTGCTGTCCACGCCCCAGCTGGATCCCACCCGCACTGGCTCGACGGCGGCCCGGTTGTTCTACGCCTACGCCGACACATTGCTGGCGCTGGGCCGCAACGCGGAGGCACTGGAGTGGTTCCTGCGCTCCGCGGCCGCCGACATCGAGGGCGTCACCGACGCCGAAGAGCGGGTCGACGAGCTGGGCTGA